In Actinomadura citrea, a single window of DNA contains:
- a CDS encoding MFS transporter, which translates to MMRFAPKPGLSLALLAFSSLITSLDFTIVYVALPELVRDVGFSEGSAQWVISAYAVFFGGFLLLGGRSGDLLGRRRMFVLGMVAFGGASLLGGLATSPGALVAARAIQGVGAAIVFPATLAQVNTMFGEGRRRLRALGVWAMAGAGGLSAGALLGGLLTHAFGWEAVFLVNVPLVVAAAAAAFWLLPADGPVDRGHGYDLPGVVTGTAGATLLVYSIAEVPDAGWTSPRVVVGAALALGLLAAFLAVEARSRSPLMPLRLLRDRDLAPALAIIFVFGATMQNVVYFLTLYFQDVLGYTALRAGLAFLGLSVVIALGNFVAGRLMLRIGIRGTLLAALLLGAGGSALLAAGMVADGSYLTVLAGIVVYGMGMGTIYPTQFAAAATGVDAREQGIAGGMANTAMQIGVGVGLAVLVGVAASGTGSAGGLRAAVTVSAGLTLLGGIAALALPGRSGGAPGAGAAGGEPAEAGRSRSVARS; encoded by the coding sequence ATGATGCGTTTCGCGCCCAAGCCGGGGTTGAGCCTGGCCCTGCTGGCGTTCTCCAGCCTCATCACCTCACTCGACTTCACCATCGTCTACGTGGCGCTACCCGAACTCGTCCGCGACGTCGGCTTCTCCGAGGGCTCGGCCCAATGGGTGATCAGCGCCTACGCCGTGTTCTTCGGTGGCTTCCTGCTGCTCGGCGGCCGCTCGGGCGACCTACTGGGACGCCGCCGCATGTTCGTCCTGGGCATGGTCGCGTTCGGCGGCGCGTCCCTGCTCGGCGGCCTCGCCACCTCCCCGGGCGCACTGGTCGCCGCCCGCGCGATCCAGGGGGTGGGCGCCGCGATCGTGTTCCCCGCCACCCTGGCGCAGGTCAACACCATGTTCGGGGAGGGACGCCGGCGGCTCAGGGCGCTGGGCGTGTGGGCCATGGCCGGCGCCGGAGGACTCAGCGCCGGAGCGCTGCTCGGCGGCCTGCTGACCCACGCGTTCGGCTGGGAGGCGGTGTTCCTCGTGAACGTGCCGCTGGTGGTCGCCGCGGCCGCCGCCGCGTTCTGGCTGCTGCCGGCGGACGGGCCCGTCGACCGCGGCCACGGGTACGACCTGCCCGGCGTGGTGACCGGCACGGCGGGCGCCACCCTTCTGGTGTACTCGATCGCCGAGGTCCCCGACGCGGGCTGGACCTCACCGAGGGTCGTCGTCGGGGCCGCGCTCGCGCTCGGCCTGCTGGCCGCCTTCCTCGCCGTCGAGGCGCGCAGCCGCAGCCCGCTGATGCCGCTGCGCCTGCTGCGCGACCGCGATCTGGCCCCCGCCCTCGCGATCATCTTCGTGTTCGGGGCGACCATGCAGAACGTCGTGTACTTCCTCACGCTGTACTTCCAGGACGTGCTGGGCTACACGGCTCTGCGGGCAGGGCTGGCCTTCCTCGGCCTGTCCGTGGTGATCGCTCTGGGAAACTTCGTCGCGGGGCGACTGATGCTGCGCATCGGCATCCGCGGCACGCTCCTCGCCGCGCTCCTGCTCGGAGCCGGAGGCAGCGCCCTCCTGGCGGCCGGGATGGTGGCCGACGGCTCCTATCTCACCGTCCTCGCCGGGATCGTCGTGTACGGGATGGGCATGGGCACGATCTATCCCACCCAGTTCGCCGCCGCCGCCACCGGCGTGGACGCGCGAGAGCAGGGCATCGCCGGCGGCATGGCCAACACCGCCATGCAGATCGGGGTGGGCGTCGGCCTGGCCGTGCTCGTCGGCGTCGCGGCGTCCGGCACCGGCAGCGCCGGCGGCCTGCGCGCCGCCGTCACGGTGTCGGCCGGCCTGACACTGCTGGGCGGTATCGCCGCCCTCGCCCTTCCCGGCCGGTCCGGGGGTGCGCCCGGCGCGGGCGCCGCCGGAGGCGAGCCGGCGGAAGCAGGCCGGTCGAGGTCCGTCGCGCGATCATGA
- a CDS encoding DUF3054 domain-containing protein: MRKVLGGVVDVLCVLVFVAIGRASHEEAASLGGFLSTAWPFLAGLGVGWGLLRAWRRPEEFSPVGVGVWVSTVAVGMVLRVLAGQGTALAFVIVASVFLGAALLGWRLLVRVVGARKVSASG, encoded by the coding sequence GTGCGGAAGGTCTTGGGTGGGGTCGTCGACGTTCTCTGCGTGCTCGTGTTCGTTGCCATCGGGCGGGCTTCGCATGAGGAGGCGGCCAGTTTGGGTGGATTCTTGTCCACTGCCTGGCCGTTTCTTGCGGGGCTCGGCGTGGGGTGGGGTCTTCTCCGGGCCTGGCGGCGGCCCGAGGAGTTCTCGCCCGTCGGGGTCGGTGTCTGGGTCTCGACCGTGGCCGTGGGGATGGTCCTGCGGGTCTTGGCCGGGCAGGGCACCGCCCTCGCGTTCGTGATCGTGGCTTCCGTGTTCCTCGGTGCCGCGCTGCTCGGGTGGCGGCTCCTGGTCCGGGTGGTGGGAGCCCGGAAGGTGTCCGCCTCCGGTTGA
- a CDS encoding AMP-binding protein — protein MPSALRDWLDKPNTGRGVHLAADDGGWEFRDYGELASAARRTAGALVEEGVRPGDVVCLILPTDFTCVETYYAVWAAGATVCLITPPLFQDGDDYVAHVAAILRQASPALVVASDGLADLARRAMADAGLDGEPWRPRQAGEEVEVQPAGELALLQFTSGSSGSPRGVMVTWENLEANSELIARMAGYEDGDVVASWLPLYHDMGLIGCFLTPIARQGTLKLMRPDHFIRDPARWLRCFAEAAHTAAPPFAYAYCARRVKPEQLEGLDLSGWKMALIGAEPIDPHALEVFAQLVEPFGFSRTMFKPAYGMAETTLLVTMDDAPRNPLAIRPDPEALAFGRPVRILEQHRLGAESLGAKAGWVVGCGTPEDDVPVTIVDDEGRELESGLLGEIVVGGPSACPGYFAGAEAKSTRFMDGKVYTGDAGFFHEGQLFVLGRMGDSIKVRGRSVYVEDLESKIAEVSGLGKGRIVVVGVPGAGRKGLALFAETQDEAWIGGVREMLRRRLGDDVELTIVVGAGLIQRTSSGKPRRRYMWERLQGGHLEGARIIS, from the coding sequence ATGCCATCTGCGCTGCGCGACTGGCTGGACAAGCCGAACACCGGACGCGGTGTCCACCTGGCGGCCGACGACGGCGGCTGGGAGTTCCGCGACTACGGTGAGCTGGCGTCGGCCGCGCGGCGCACCGCGGGAGCGCTGGTCGAGGAGGGCGTCCGGCCGGGCGACGTCGTGTGCCTGATCCTGCCCACGGACTTCACCTGCGTCGAGACGTACTACGCGGTCTGGGCCGCGGGGGCCACGGTGTGCCTGATCACTCCGCCGCTGTTCCAGGACGGCGACGACTACGTCGCGCACGTGGCGGCGATCCTGCGGCAGGCGTCGCCGGCGCTGGTCGTCGCCTCCGACGGGCTGGCCGACCTCGCGCGGCGGGCCATGGCCGACGCCGGGCTGGACGGGGAGCCCTGGCGTCCCCGGCAGGCCGGCGAGGAGGTCGAGGTCCAGCCCGCGGGTGAGCTCGCCCTGCTGCAGTTCACGTCCGGGTCCAGCGGGTCGCCCCGGGGCGTCATGGTCACCTGGGAGAACCTGGAGGCCAACAGCGAGCTGATCGCGCGGATGGCCGGGTACGAGGACGGGGACGTGGTGGCCTCCTGGCTGCCGCTCTACCACGACATGGGGCTCATCGGCTGCTTCCTCACGCCCATCGCGCGGCAGGGGACGCTGAAGCTGATGCGGCCCGACCACTTCATCCGCGACCCGGCACGGTGGCTGCGGTGCTTCGCGGAGGCGGCGCACACGGCGGCGCCCCCGTTCGCCTACGCCTACTGCGCGCGGCGGGTCAAGCCCGAGCAGCTGGAGGGCCTCGACCTGTCGGGCTGGAAGATGGCGCTGATCGGCGCCGAGCCCATCGACCCGCACGCGCTGGAGGTGTTCGCACAGCTCGTGGAGCCGTTCGGGTTCTCCCGGACGATGTTCAAGCCCGCCTACGGGATGGCCGAGACGACCCTGCTCGTCACCATGGACGACGCCCCGCGCAACCCCCTGGCGATCCGGCCCGACCCGGAGGCGCTGGCGTTCGGGCGGCCCGTCCGGATCCTGGAGCAGCACCGGCTCGGGGCCGAGTCCCTCGGCGCCAAGGCCGGCTGGGTCGTCGGGTGCGGGACGCCCGAGGACGACGTGCCCGTCACCATCGTCGACGACGAGGGGCGCGAGCTGGAGAGCGGGCTCCTCGGCGAGATCGTCGTGGGGGGACCGTCGGCGTGCCCGGGGTACTTCGCGGGGGCCGAGGCCAAGTCGACCCGGTTCATGGACGGGAAGGTCTACACCGGAGACGCCGGGTTCTTCCACGAGGGGCAGCTGTTCGTCCTCGGGCGGATGGGCGACAGCATCAAGGTGCGCGGGCGCTCGGTCTACGTCGAGGACCTCGAATCCAAGATCGCCGAGGTGAGCGGGCTCGGGAAGGGCCGCATCGTCGTGGTCGGCGTCCCCGGCGCCGGGCGCAAGGGGCTCGCGCTGTTCGCCGAGACGCAGGACGAGGCCTGGATCGGCGGGGTGCGCGAGATGCTGCGGCGGCGCCTCGGGGACGACGTGGAGCTGACGATCGTCGTCGGTGCCGGGCTGATCCAGCGCACCTCCAGCGGCAAGCCCCGCCGCAGGTACATGTGGGAAAGGCTGCAGGGCGGCCACCTGGAGGGCGCGCGGATCATCAGCTGA